Proteins encoded by one window of Bradyrhizobium sp. B097:
- a CDS encoding polyphosphate kinase 2 family protein yields MSSKPSPSLADELKPFVAPFRFDGSGEFHLKSYPTAEKGGIDKDAGGKIIETNRKRLNDFQEKLYAQDRWSLLLIFQGMDAAGKDSAIKSVFEGVNPQGCEVSSFKQPSTKELDHDFMWRAMIALPERGHIGIFNRSYYEECLVVRVHPEVLGKQKLPKKLVTKDIWRERFEDISAIERYLSRNGTMILKFFLHVSKEEQRRRFLDRLEEPAKNWKFSMADVTERALWAKYQAAYQDMIHHTATGEAPWHIVPADHKWFARVVIGSTIVNALDRLELKFPEVDKAELSEFKRVRAALEAEAKGGAAEKKAPAKK; encoded by the coding sequence ATGAGCAGCAAACCGTCCCCATCGCTCGCCGATGAACTGAAGCCCTTCGTCGCGCCGTTCCGTTTCGACGGGTCGGGCGAATTTCACCTCAAATCGTATCCGACCGCCGAGAAGGGCGGCATCGACAAGGACGCCGGCGGCAAGATCATCGAGACCAACCGCAAGCGGCTCAACGATTTCCAGGAGAAGCTCTACGCCCAGGACCGCTGGTCGCTGCTGCTGATCTTCCAGGGCATGGATGCCGCCGGCAAGGACAGTGCGATCAAGAGCGTGTTCGAGGGCGTCAACCCGCAGGGCTGCGAGGTCTCCTCGTTCAAGCAGCCCTCGACCAAGGAGCTCGACCACGATTTCATGTGGCGCGCCATGATCGCGCTGCCGGAGCGCGGCCACATCGGCATCTTCAACCGCTCCTATTACGAGGAATGCCTGGTGGTGCGGGTACATCCAGAGGTGCTCGGCAAGCAGAAGCTCCCGAAGAAGCTGGTGACCAAGGATATCTGGCGCGAACGCTTCGAGGACATCTCCGCGATCGAGCGCTATCTGTCCCGCAACGGCACCATGATCCTGAAATTCTTCCTGCATGTCTCCAAGGAGGAGCAGCGCCGGCGTTTCCTCGACCGGCTCGAGGAGCCGGCCAAGAACTGGAAGTTCTCGATGGCCGACGTCACCGAGCGCGCGCTGTGGGCCAAGTACCAGGCCGCCTACCAGGACATGATCCACCACACCGCGACCGGGGAGGCACCCTGGCACATCGTGCCCGCCGACCACAAATGGTTCGCCCGCGTCGTGATCGGCTCGACCATCGTCAATGCGCTCGACAGGCTCGAGCTGAAATTCCCCGAGGTCGACAAGGCCGAGTTGAGCGAATTCAAGCGCGTCCGCGCGGCGCTGGAAGCGGAAGCCAAGGGCGGCGCAGCCGAGAAGAAGGCGCCCGCCAAGAAGTAG